A window from Athalia rosae chromosome 5, iyAthRosa1.1, whole genome shotgun sequence encodes these proteins:
- the LOC105688066 gene encoding cytochrome P450 6a2-like encodes MIDLLKQLFNPFLLISLLIGLIYYYFTATFEYWESQGVPFRKPKIFVGNFGQLLLFKKSQCEGILEMYNWFKSERFFGVFRVRSPALFLRDPELIKRVCVKDFAIFTNRGIPVNNSQDPLNGHLFNLEGRKWKSLRSKLTPTFSSGKIKRMFYLLAECSDEFEKMINHSLTGHEPVEVRELAAKFTIDVIGSCAFGIQINALHNEDSAFRIMATKLSKPSYRKALWRMLRTSMPTLFKILRVQVIDTEVTKFFKNVVSEMIKEREEQGIHRHDFMDLLIELKNKGTLDIENVNGGTQPLTEEDIQAAKEIELDENGIAAQAFVFFAAGYETASATISFCLHELALNPEIQEMTKQDIRDNIEEHDGKLTFECVSNMKYLDKVVLETLRKHPPAPMLSRRCEVAYQVPETKVVLPPGTRVIIPIYALHHDPEHYPEPEIFDPERFSEKVRRTRHPFTFLPFGEGPRNCIGMRFALLQTKVGIISLLKNHWVNLCDKSAVPMKYSRRSLVTTSENGIWLQFNPEK; translated from the exons ATGATCGATTTGCTGAAACAACTTTTCAATCCTTTTctattaatttctttattaatCGGTCTAATTTATTACTACTTTACGGCTACGTTTGAGTACTGGGAATCTCAGGGGGTCCCTTTccgaaaaccgaaaatttttgtcggtaACTTTGGCCAGCTATtactcttcaaaaaatcacaatgcGAGGGTATTCTCGAGATGTACAACTGGTTCAAGAGCGAGCGATTCTTTGGAGTATTTCGCGTTCGTTCACCCGCCTTGTTCCTGAGGGACCCTGAGCTCATAAAAAGAGTTTGCGTGAAGGACTTCGCGATCTTTACTAACCGCGGAATCCCGGTGAACAATTCCCAGGATCCCCTTAACGGGCATCTGTTCAACCTTGAAGGTAGAAAATGGAAGAGCCTCAGGTCTAAATTGACGCCAACTTTTTCatctggaaaaataaaaagaatgtttTATCTGCTGGCCGAGTGTTCGGACGAATTCGAGAAAATGATCAATCATTCTTTGACTGGTCATGAACCAGTAGAGGTGCGTGAGTTGGCTGCAAAATTCACCATCGACGTCATTGGATCTTGCGCATTTGGCATACAGATCAACGCATTGCATAATGAAGACTCTGCTTTTCGAATAATGGCAACAAAACTTTCTAAACCTTCGTACAGAAAGGCTCTTTGGAGAATGCTCCGTACTTCGATGCCCACCTTATTTAAAATTCTACGGGTGCAGGTCATCGACACTGAAGTCACTAAGTTCTTTAAGAATGTCGTCTCAGAGATGATCaaggaacgcgaagagcaggGCATACACAGGCATGATTTTATGGACCTACTCATCGAACTGAAAAACAAAGGAACTTTAGATATAGAAAATGTAAACGGTGGGACTCAGCCTCTCACTGAAGAAGATATTCAAGCAGCTAAAGAAATAG AATTGGATGAAAACGGTATAGCGGCACaagcattcgtttttttcgctgCTGGATACGAAACCGCTTCTGCCACAATTTCCTTCTGTCTTCACGAGCTGGCACTGAATCCTGAGATACAGGAAATGACGAAGCAGGATATTCGAGATAACATTGAAGAGCACGATGGAAAATTGACGTTCGAATGCGTCTCCAATATGAAATATCTCGATAAAGTAGTTTTGG AGACCTTGAGGAAACATCCGCCGGCTCCGATGCTATCAAGGAGGTGTGAAGTGGCGTATCAGGTACCGGAAACGAAAGTGGTACTTCCTCCAGGTACACGTGTTATTATTCCTATCTACGCATTGCATCATGATCCTGAACATTATCCAGAAcctgaaatttttgatccggAACGTTTCTCTGAAAAAGTCAGACGAACTCGTCATCCTTTCACGTTTCTTCCCTTCGGAGAAGGTCCCAGAAACTGTATTG GTATGCGATTCGCGCTTCTTCAGACGAAGGTGGGGATAATCTCGTTGCTAAAAAACCATTGGGTAAATCTGTGCGATAAGTCGGCTGTTCCCATGAAATATAGCAGACGCAGCCTCGTCACGACTAGTGAAAATGGAATTTGGCTCCAGTTTAATCCAGAGAAATGA